A region from the Flavobacteriales bacterium genome encodes:
- a CDS encoding S1/P1 Nuclease has product MACFTLPPELFPFFKKHIDFVSDHAVDPDRRRYAVQGEAPRHYIDIDHYAHGDQDPFLVVPRRWNDAVAKFTEDTLQAYGIVPWHIQLMYHRLVEAFRRGDVDRILHNAADIGHYIGDAHVPLHTTENYNGQLTGQHGIHAFWESRIPELSAEDYDHFTGRARYIEDPLEAAWNAVYHSHMAVDSVLSIDKRLAEEWPEDRRFVFEDRGRGTMRMYSREFTKAYELAMGNMVERRMNESIIMVGSFWFSAWVEAGQPDMKLLETKEVSDSLKKVLAAEDEQIRMAREAHGREHPE; this is encoded by the coding sequence ATGGCGTGCTTCACGCTGCCACCGGAGCTGTTCCCCTTCTTCAAGAAGCACATCGATTTCGTGAGCGACCATGCGGTGGATCCCGACCGGCGCCGCTATGCCGTGCAAGGGGAGGCGCCGCGCCACTACATCGATATCGACCACTATGCGCACGGCGATCAGGACCCCTTTTTGGTGGTGCCGCGCCGTTGGAACGATGCGGTGGCCAAGTTCACTGAGGACACCTTGCAAGCCTACGGCATCGTGCCATGGCACATCCAACTCATGTACCACCGCTTGGTGGAAGCTTTCCGCCGTGGCGATGTGGACCGCATCCTGCACAACGCCGCCGACATCGGGCACTACATCGGCGACGCGCACGTGCCCCTGCACACCACGGAGAACTACAACGGCCAGCTCACCGGCCAGCACGGTATCCATGCGTTCTGGGAGAGCCGCATCCCGGAACTGAGCGCTGAGGACTACGACCACTTCACCGGCCGTGCCCGCTACATCGAAGACCCACTGGAAGCCGCGTGGAACGCCGTGTACCACAGCCACATGGCGGTGGACAGTGTATTGAGCATCGATAAGCGGTTGGCCGAGGAATGGCCGGAGGACCGCCGCTTCGTGTTCGAGGACCGCGGTCGTGGCACCATGCGCATGTACTCGCGCGAGTTCACAAAGGCCTATGAGCTGGCCATGGGCAACATGGTGGAGCGGCGCATGAACGAGAGCATCATCATGGTGGGCAGCTTCTGGTTCAGCGCCTGGGTTGAAGCAGGACAGCCCGATATGAAGCTACTTGAAACGAAGGAGGTTAGCGACAGCCTTAAGAAGGTGCTGGCCGCGGAAGACGAACAGATCCGCATGGCCCGCGAGGCGCACGGACGGGAACATCCGGAGTGA
- a CDS encoding 2-phosphosulfolactate phosphatase — protein sequence MNPASRNPDYRFRVEVCYTPAQYPLYAQDMGIVVVIDILRATSAMVAAFEHGCERIIPVSTIEEARQYIGRTGYIAAAERDGEVVDGFPFGNSPIAFAQADLEGKTIVMTTTNGTRAISIAQGARQVVIGSFVNMTALSNWLLTQNENVLLLCSGWKDKFNLEDSVFAGAVMDKLLESGKFGLEEDSSIAAKYLFMGARDNFMSILKAAPRRRRVEKLKLNDDVKYCLTPDQSSVIPVLKDGVLVPMAVEVPKL from the coding sequence ATGAACCCCGCCAGCAGGAACCCTGATTACCGCTTCCGTGTGGAGGTGTGCTACACGCCTGCGCAGTACCCGTTGTACGCGCAGGACATGGGCATCGTGGTGGTCATCGACATCCTGCGGGCCACCAGTGCGATGGTCGCGGCCTTCGAACACGGTTGCGAGCGGATCATTCCCGTGAGCACTATCGAAGAGGCACGGCAGTACATCGGCAGGACCGGATACATCGCCGCGGCCGAGCGCGATGGCGAAGTGGTGGACGGCTTCCCGTTCGGCAACTCGCCCATCGCGTTCGCACAAGCCGACCTCGAAGGCAAGACCATTGTAATGACGACGACCAACGGGACACGGGCCATCAGTATCGCCCAAGGTGCTCGTCAGGTGGTCATCGGTTCTTTTGTGAACATGACGGCCCTGAGCAACTGGCTGCTTACCCAGAACGAGAACGTCCTGCTGCTCTGCAGTGGGTGGAAGGACAAGTTCAATCTGGAGGACAGTGTCTTCGCCGGGGCGGTGATGGACAAGCTCTTGGAGAGCGGGAAATTCGGACTGGAGGAAGACAGCAGCATTGCGGCCAAATACCTCTTCATGGGGGCGCGCGACAACTTCATGAGCATCCTGAAGGCCGCGCCGCGCCGGCGCCGGGTGGAGAAGCTGAAACTTAACGATGACGTGAAGTACTGCCTTACCCCAGACCAGAGTTCGGTGATACCCGTGCTCAAGGACGGCGTGCTGGTACCCATGGCGGTCGAAGTCCCCAAATTGTAG
- the gcvT gene encoding glycine cleavage system aminomethyltransferase GcvT — protein MKSTALRAVHEQLGAKMVPFAGYVMPVQYTGVNDEHLAVRNGVGVFDVSHMGEFLVRGPGALDLIQKVTSNDASKLAVGKVQYSCLPNGKGGIVDDLLVYRMQHKDDHHYVLVVNASNIQKDWDWINQHNTFGAQLENISDHMSLLAVQGPKATATLQPLFDVDLGAMEYYTAQYAEMKGVGLVLISSTGYTGAGGFEVYAPNPLVRKAWDAVFASGAQFGIKPAGLAARDTLRLEMGFCLYGNDIDDTTSPIEAGLGWITKFTKPFIDSEHLKAQKEAGPARKLVGFEMVDRGIPRHDHAIVDATGAEIGKVTSGTQSPSLNKAIGMGYVPAALAKEGSDIFIDVRGKALKARVVKVPFYKQG, from the coding sequence CTGAAGAGCACCGCGCTGCGCGCCGTGCACGAGCAACTCGGCGCCAAAATGGTGCCTTTCGCGGGCTATGTGATGCCTGTGCAGTACACCGGCGTGAACGATGAGCACCTGGCAGTGCGCAATGGAGTAGGCGTGTTCGACGTGAGCCACATGGGTGAGTTCCTGGTGCGAGGCCCTGGCGCCTTGGATCTCATCCAAAAGGTGACCAGTAACGACGCGAGCAAACTCGCCGTGGGCAAGGTGCAGTACAGCTGCCTTCCCAATGGCAAAGGCGGCATTGTGGACGACCTGCTCGTGTACCGCATGCAGCACAAGGACGATCACCACTACGTGCTGGTGGTGAATGCCAGCAACATCCAGAAAGACTGGGATTGGATCAACCAGCACAACACCTTCGGTGCACAGCTCGAGAACATCAGTGACCATATGAGCCTGCTGGCCGTGCAAGGGCCGAAGGCCACGGCCACGCTTCAACCGTTGTTCGATGTGGACCTGGGGGCCATGGAATACTACACGGCCCAATACGCAGAGATGAAAGGTGTGGGCCTGGTGCTCATCAGCAGCACGGGCTACACCGGTGCTGGCGGGTTCGAGGTGTACGCACCCAACCCGTTGGTCCGCAAAGCATGGGATGCTGTGTTTGCCAGCGGTGCGCAATTCGGCATCAAGCCGGCCGGTTTGGCCGCGCGCGACACTCTCCGGTTGGAAATGGGCTTCTGCCTTTATGGCAACGACATTGACGACACCACCTCGCCCATCGAGGCCGGTCTGGGCTGGATCACCAAGTTCACCAAGCCTTTCATCGACAGCGAACACCTGAAGGCCCAGAAGGAAGCCGGCCCGGCCCGAAAGCTCGTGGGCTTCGAGATGGTGGACCGCGGTATTCCACGCCATGACCACGCCATTGTGGACGCAACCGGTGCAGAGATCGGTAAAGTGACCAGCGGCACCCAAAGCCCCTCGCTCAACAAGGCCATCGGCATGGGTTATGTGCCAGCGGCCTTGGCAAAAGAGGGAAGCGATATCTTCATCGACGTGCGCGGCAAGGCATTGAAGGCCCGCGTGGTGAAAGTGCCGTTCTACAAACAAGGATGA
- a CDS encoding PhoH family protein, which translates to MVKNRKIFVLDTSVILYDHSAIKCFEEHDVAIPIQVLEEIDTFKKGNDTLNFEAREFIRLVDGIASRELLSDWIPINGPKKGKLTVIAKHELNGVNAVKIFDDDKNDNQILNAALSLKHKHKNRRVVLVSKDICLRIKAKSLDIHAEDYLTGKVQNVDRLYSGRTVVENVSEHRIDDLFEQGSMPAEDLGLKKPTGNHFFILKNKKKSVLGKFDPRTGEVVRVEKQNVFGIGPRNAEQTLAMAALMDPEVKLVTIQGQAGTGKTLLALACALEQRRNYHQIFVTRPVVPLSNKDIGYLPGDIQSKLDPYMQPLWDNLKLIKGNFTKHDGTPKRIDEMLENEKIQIAPLAYIRGRSLSNIFFIVDEAQNLTPLEVKTIISRAGEGTKIVFTGDVHQIDTPYLDAESNGLSYIIDKAKGHPLFSHITLEKGERSPLANLANELL; encoded by the coding sequence ATGGTGAAGAACCGCAAGATCTTCGTACTGGATACTTCGGTCATCCTCTACGATCACTCGGCCATCAAATGCTTCGAGGAGCACGATGTGGCCATCCCCATACAAGTCCTGGAGGAGATCGACACCTTCAAGAAGGGCAACGACACGCTCAACTTCGAGGCGCGTGAGTTCATCCGCCTCGTGGACGGCATCGCCAGCCGAGAGCTGCTCAGCGATTGGATACCCATCAACGGGCCCAAGAAGGGCAAGCTCACCGTCATTGCGAAGCACGAGCTCAACGGCGTGAACGCCGTGAAGATCTTCGACGATGACAAGAACGACAACCAGATCCTCAACGCGGCGCTGAGCCTCAAGCACAAGCACAAGAACCGCAGGGTGGTGCTGGTGAGCAAGGACATCTGTCTGCGCATCAAGGCCAAGAGCCTCGACATCCACGCCGAGGACTACCTCACTGGCAAGGTGCAGAACGTGGACCGCCTTTACAGCGGCCGCACCGTGGTGGAGAACGTGAGCGAGCACCGCATCGACGACCTGTTCGAGCAGGGCAGCATGCCGGCCGAGGACCTCGGATTGAAGAAACCCACCGGCAACCACTTCTTCATCCTCAAGAACAAGAAGAAGAGCGTGCTGGGCAAGTTCGATCCGCGCACGGGCGAAGTGGTGCGCGTGGAGAAGCAGAACGTCTTCGGCATCGGGCCGCGCAACGCTGAGCAGACCCTGGCCATGGCCGCGCTCATGGACCCCGAAGTGAAGCTCGTGACCATCCAGGGGCAAGCGGGCACCGGCAAGACGCTGCTGGCACTGGCCTGCGCGCTCGAACAGCGCCGCAACTACCATCAGATCTTCGTTACCCGTCCCGTGGTGCCGCTCAGCAACAAGGACATCGGCTATCTGCCCGGCGATATCCAGAGCAAGCTGGACCCTTACATGCAGCCGCTGTGGGACAACCTCAAGCTCATCAAGGGAAACTTCACCAAGCACGACGGCACGCCGAAGCGGATCGATGAGATGCTGGAGAACGAGAAGATCCAGATCGCGCCGCTGGCCTACATCCGCGGCCGCAGCCTCAGCAACATCTTCTTCATCGTGGATGAGGCGCAGAACCTGACCCCATTGGAGGTGAAGACCATCATCAGCCGCGCAGGCGAAGGCACCAAGATCGTTTTCACCGGCGATGTGCACCAGATCGACACGCCCTACCTGGATGCGGAGAGCAACGGCCTGAGCTACATCATCGACAAGGCGAAGGGCCATCCTTTGTTCTCGCACATCACCTTGGAAAAGGGCGAGCGCAGTCCGCTGGCGAACCTGGCGAACGAGCTGCTCTGA
- a CDS encoding transposase, whose translation MRKSRFTETQIIAMLREHEAGKKVSDVCREHGVSQPTFYQWKAKYSGLDANQLKEFKELKAKYARLEKMYTEAQMDRQVLKEIIEGKL comes from the coding sequence ATGAGAAAGAGCAGATTCACCGAGACGCAGATCATTGCGATGCTGCGCGAGCATGAGGCAGGCAAGAAGGTTTCGGACGTGTGCCGGGAGCATGGCGTGAGCCAGCCGACGTTCTATCAGTGGAAGGCCAAGTACAGCGGCCTGGACGCCAACCAGCTCAAGGAGTTCAAGGAGCTGAAGGCCAAGTATGCGCGCCTTGAGAAGATGTACACCGAGGCCCAGATGGACCGCCAGGTGCTCAAGGAGATCATCGAGGGAAAGTTGTAG
- a CDS encoding IS3 family transposase, with the protein MRRLVEQRQYSERRACKLLNLSASVYRYAPKEKNDAEVIEHMMRVVDQNPTWGFGLTFDQMVTEGTGANHKRVHRLYKEADLHLRRRTKRRVPERVKDPIVLPIGPNITWSMDFMSDALVTGRKYRTFNVIDDFNREALCIAVDTSLPAARVIRELDQLIAWRGKPERLRMDNGPEFIAHAMQEWAASNGIAFTYIQPGMPMQNGLVERFNKTYRTEVLNAWIFERLDQVRTITQEWMWRYNNQRPHRSLLRLSPRAFLLKCGQLPAHYTGSRADFPTVQQDIHNTTTLKSTFTNRCA; encoded by the coding sequence GTGCGCCGACTGGTCGAACAGCGCCAGTACAGCGAACGCCGGGCCTGCAAGCTGTTGAACTTGAGTGCGAGCGTGTATCGCTATGCGCCCAAGGAGAAGAACGATGCGGAAGTGATCGAGCACATGATGCGAGTGGTGGATCAGAACCCCACATGGGGGTTCGGTCTGACCTTCGACCAGATGGTCACTGAGGGGACCGGGGCCAACCACAAGCGGGTGCACAGGCTCTACAAGGAGGCGGACCTGCACTTGCGCAGGCGTACGAAGCGCCGGGTGCCCGAGCGGGTGAAGGACCCGATCGTTCTGCCCATCGGCCCGAACATCACTTGGAGCATGGACTTCATGAGCGATGCGCTGGTGACCGGTCGCAAGTACCGCACTTTCAACGTGATCGATGACTTCAACCGGGAAGCCTTGTGCATAGCGGTCGACACCTCTCTGCCTGCTGCACGCGTGATCCGTGAGCTGGACCAGCTGATCGCCTGGCGTGGTAAGCCCGAACGCCTTCGCATGGACAATGGCCCGGAGTTCATCGCACACGCCATGCAGGAATGGGCCGCATCCAATGGGATCGCCTTCACCTACATCCAGCCGGGCATGCCCATGCAGAACGGCTTGGTCGAGCGCTTCAACAAAACGTACCGGACCGAAGTGCTCAATGCGTGGATCTTCGAACGCCTGGACCAAGTACGCACCATCACGCAAGAGTGGATGTGGCGCTATAACAACCAGCGCCCGCACAGGTCGTTGCTGCGCTTATCGCCCCGTGCGTTCCTGTTGAAATGTGGACAACTCCCTGCCCACTACACAGGCTCACGCGCGGACTTCCCCACAGTTCAACAGGACATCCACAACACCACCACACTCAAAAGTACCTTTACAAACCGCTGCGCCTAA
- a CDS encoding tail fiber domain-containing protein — translation MNRRGQANDINYDEPNGNGLRLVDDFNFVCNGYIGNQRFGFIAIGDLDQAIQTTAGNNATPWSRFHLVHNVRDITPEGDGYRQWMRNGVMYTGRGLQMYLGQKYGLSGAAEVTGQGSAVLQFGDDALNANRQTMRFLYTVNPDALATTGASSVEGLELMRLWPETLTEGFVGIGDFFAGADQPTQRLDVRTGKVRIRQLPTDPIMTTSTKMMVVEDLTGVVGWQNIPTGGGGGPDCDWLVDGTGLDVTTAWDPSAPAGCPNNTWKVGIGTDVPQNNTKVHIKDNDHLGAYDEAALMVEMAGDADKSVRGYFETNRLAPSCLESWGLHALAYNGSVYNAGVRGYVELQSGRGTSSTDNVGTRGAVHIASESREVWGAEGNVFVKTGCSARRAIGSLGWVVVDPVGSTGTVSESYGVLGRTYVGDTQYGVYGKVDQPPPGNSSYGVYGVETAGGNGAAVYAEGDLVHTGALINASDAMFKSNVQPLAGATPKLMQIAPHTYETDSANYGYVGMDGGSHMGVIAQELQAVFPELVRTVTRPAEYDSAGALVHPSLQFMAVNYQELIPLLIAGFQEQQAQLAAMQQALAACCVGVPTDGGLFQGQGNNTGTGTQDLSRMASEDLLTIAPNPFEDHTTISYRNASPGRVMLRVSDSRGQHIDTLRDAMQDAGAFTYEWNTVSLAPGMYTVSLLLDGQLLVERAVKVGR, via the coding sequence ATGAACCGACGGGGACAGGCAAATGACATCAACTACGACGAGCCGAACGGCAACGGCCTACGCCTCGTGGACGACTTCAACTTCGTGTGCAACGGCTACATCGGGAATCAGCGGTTCGGATTCATCGCGATAGGCGATCTGGACCAGGCAATTCAAACGACCGCTGGCAACAACGCCACGCCATGGTCCCGTTTCCACCTTGTCCACAACGTTCGGGATATCACCCCGGAGGGCGATGGCTATCGGCAATGGATGCGCAACGGTGTCATGTACACCGGCCGTGGCCTTCAGATGTACCTCGGCCAGAAGTACGGCCTGAGCGGCGCTGCCGAAGTCACCGGTCAAGGGAGTGCTGTGCTGCAGTTCGGTGATGATGCGCTCAATGCCAATCGGCAGACAATGCGTTTCCTCTACACGGTGAACCCCGATGCGCTCGCAACCACTGGAGCGAGCAGCGTCGAGGGCTTGGAACTGATGCGGCTTTGGCCGGAGACACTTACTGAAGGCTTCGTGGGCATCGGCGATTTCTTCGCTGGGGCTGATCAACCCACACAGCGGTTGGATGTCCGCACGGGCAAGGTCCGTATCCGCCAATTGCCCACCGATCCGATCATGACCACATCGACGAAAATGATGGTGGTGGAGGATCTAACGGGTGTCGTCGGCTGGCAGAACATTCCGACCGGTGGCGGCGGAGGCCCGGATTGCGATTGGCTTGTTGATGGCACAGGTCTGGATGTCACGACGGCATGGGACCCATCGGCCCCGGCTGGCTGCCCGAACAACACTTGGAAAGTCGGCATAGGTACCGATGTTCCTCAGAACAACACCAAGGTCCACATCAAGGATAACGACCATCTGGGGGCATACGACGAGGCTGCGCTGATGGTGGAAATGGCTGGTGATGCGGATAAGAGTGTTAGGGGCTACTTCGAGACCAATCGGCTAGCACCCTCTTGTCTTGAAAGTTGGGGGCTCCATGCCTTGGCGTACAATGGCAGTGTGTACAATGCAGGCGTGCGCGGCTACGTAGAGTTGCAATCAGGGCGTGGTACATCCAGTACCGACAACGTAGGAACCCGCGGTGCCGTGCACATCGCTTCAGAGTCGAGGGAAGTCTGGGGTGCGGAGGGGAATGTGTTCGTGAAGACGGGTTGTTCAGCTCGGCGGGCGATCGGTAGCCTGGGTTGGGTGGTGGTAGACCCTGTTGGTTCCACAGGGACGGTGAGCGAATCTTATGGCGTGTTGGGGCGTACGTATGTGGGTGATACGCAGTACGGCGTATACGGCAAGGTCGACCAACCACCTCCGGGTAATTCGAGCTACGGGGTCTACGGTGTTGAAACCGCTGGGGGCAACGGTGCGGCCGTATATGCCGAGGGTGATCTTGTGCACACGGGTGCGCTGATCAACGCCTCGGATGCCATGTTCAAATCCAACGTACAACCCTTGGCCGGTGCTACCCCAAAGCTGATGCAGATCGCGCCTCACACCTACGAGACCGACTCCGCTAACTATGGGTACGTTGGTATGGACGGGGGCTCGCACATGGGAGTTATTGCGCAAGAGCTTCAAGCCGTTTTTCCCGAGCTGGTCCGAACGGTAACACGCCCGGCTGAGTATGACTCGGCAGGCGCTCTGGTGCACCCGTCGTTGCAGTTCATGGCGGTGAACTACCAAGAACTGATACCGCTCCTTATCGCGGGTTTTCAAGAGCAACAAGCCCAACTCGCCGCCATGCAACAAGCCCTTGCCGCCTGCTGCGTGGGTGTGCCTACCGATGGTGGGCTCTTCCAAGGCCAAGGCAACAACACGGGCACGGGTACGCAAGACCTGTCTCGGATGGCCAGTGAAGACCTGCTCACCATTGCGCCGAATCCGTTCGAAGACCACACAACCATCAGTTATCGCAATGCCTCGCCGGGCCGTGTGATGCTGCGCGTGAGCGATAGCCGTGGCCAGCACATCGATACCCTGCGCGATGCCATGCAGGATGCTGGTGCCTTCACCTACGAGTGGAACACAGTGAGCCTTGCACCGGGCATGTACACCGTGAGCCTGCTGCTGGATGGGCAGCTGCTGGTGGAGCGTGCCGTGAAAGTCGGCCGCTGA
- a CDS encoding choice-of-anchor J domain-containing protein, whose product MRTTTLFVLCLPFAASAQTALPYTTGFDNAAQQQGWQQFRTGHLSNYSWGISANAAASAPNKLWHDYPVGGNATDTVRDWYVSPLLDLSGGAVLTCKANIYAIMGSSMPSDACGIYLLTGNANPDLATATPLQDLLPLITTGSTYTTTTAVNIPPTSGTAHIAFYYQATQNWLTPGIDDVSVQPVNVGVAEHGALANMSISMSPREGLVTIALNDARYNGAMLTLQLWDARGAQVLQQAFRDRAELTLPGTAGHYICTLCDGAGNVVARAPVQRIQ is encoded by the coding sequence ATGCGCACCACTACCCTTTTCGTTCTCTGCTTGCCCTTCGCGGCTTCCGCCCAAACCGCATTACCCTACACGACAGGGTTCGACAATGCGGCGCAGCAACAGGGCTGGCAGCAGTTCCGCACCGGCCACCTGAGCAACTACAGCTGGGGCATCAGCGCCAACGCTGCCGCCAGTGCACCCAACAAGCTCTGGCACGACTACCCGGTGGGCGGCAACGCCACCGACACCGTGCGCGACTGGTACGTATCGCCGCTTCTTGATCTGAGCGGGGGTGCGGTGCTCACATGCAAAGCGAACATCTATGCCATCATGGGCAGCAGCATGCCCAGCGACGCGTGCGGCATCTATCTGCTCACCGGCAACGCCAACCCCGACCTGGCCACGGCGACACCCTTGCAGGACCTGCTGCCGCTCATCACCACCGGCAGCACCTACACCACCACCACGGCCGTGAACATTCCGCCCACGAGCGGGACAGCCCACATCGCGTTCTATTACCAAGCCACCCAGAACTGGCTCACGCCCGGCATCGATGATGTGTCCGTGCAACCCGTGAACGTGGGTGTGGCGGAACACGGTGCCCTCGCCAACATGTCCATCAGCATGTCGCCGAGGGAAGGGCTTGTCACCATCGCGCTCAACGATGCGCGCTATAACGGCGCTATGCTCACTCTTCAACTCTGGGATGCACGAGGAGCGCAGGTCCTTCAGCAGGCGTTCCGCGATCGGGCCGAATTGACGCTTCCGGGCACCGCAGGCCACTACATCTGCACGCTATGCGACGGCGCTGGCAATGTGGTGGCCCGCGCTCCGGTACAGCGGATCCAGTAG
- a CDS encoding T9SS type A sorting domain-containing protein, with amino-acid sequence MHRSIAPLALLLAGSLQAQTVQKCCGTSNSTFLLGNLGTANHSQCLYTPGDLTGAIDGGITRIYYRYGTTGETDGNTLTNFMVRMTQTSATAFAGGNTFFTGLDTVLTSASYTIAPGTTGDWFVLELDSTFMFDASLTLVVDLSFTGSLTTNFGTLSTNLAGRKLYWNDITSPTGQSVVNTWQDIGFDLATSNAVEAPAITTSGAPYPNPVRDRLRVPDARTNEPFRVVAADGRVHMEGAWPADGLDLSGATPGMYLLTFNDHSDKRQYRFVLE; translated from the coding sequence ATGCACCGCTCCATTGCACCCTTGGCCTTGTTGCTTGCCGGTTCCTTGCAGGCGCAAACCGTTCAGAAATGCTGCGGCACCAGCAACAGCACCTTCCTGTTGGGCAACCTCGGCACCGCGAACCATAGCCAATGCCTCTATACGCCGGGCGACCTCACCGGGGCGATCGATGGCGGCATCACGCGCATCTACTACCGGTACGGCACAACTGGTGAGACCGACGGGAATACGCTTACCAACTTCATGGTGCGCATGACACAGACCTCGGCAACGGCGTTCGCGGGCGGCAACACCTTTTTTACCGGGCTCGATACCGTTTTGACCAGTGCATCGTACACCATCGCTCCCGGCACCACCGGCGACTGGTTCGTGCTGGAGTTGGACAGCACGTTCATGTTCGACGCGTCGCTCACGCTGGTGGTGGATCTGAGCTTCACGGGAAGCCTCACCACCAATTTCGGCACGTTGAGCACCAACCTGGCAGGGCGCAAACTGTATTGGAACGACATTACCTCACCGACCGGCCAGAGCGTGGTGAACACTTGGCAGGACATCGGGTTCGATCTGGCAACGAGCAACGCGGTGGAAGCTCCGGCCATCACAACATCAGGGGCACCATACCCGAATCCCGTGCGCGATCGATTGCGCGTGCCCGATGCACGGACCAACGAGCCGTTCCGCGTGGTGGCCGCCGATGGCCGCGTGCACATGGAAGGTGCATGGCCAGCGGACGGGCTCGACCTGTCGGGGGCCACGCCCGGCATGTACCTGCTGACCTTCAATGATCATTCAGATAAACGACAATACCGCTTCGTGCTGGAGTAG
- a CDS encoding ribose-5-phosphate isomerase, with product MPTAYTVYVIELARKVFTEDRKFREANPQYNGVLECLYVGMTSKTPQERFAQHKTGALSKKGHNLSSAIVRRYGRYLRPSLYQDIGPLSRAEALEVERGLALELRRKGYAVWTN from the coding sequence ATGCCAACGGCATACACGGTTTACGTCATCGAACTGGCGCGCAAGGTCTTCACCGAGGACCGGAAATTCCGCGAAGCCAACCCGCAGTACAACGGTGTGCTGGAATGCCTGTACGTGGGCATGACGAGCAAGACGCCGCAGGAACGCTTCGCGCAGCACAAGACCGGCGCGCTGAGCAAGAAGGGCCACAACCTGTCGTCGGCCATCGTGCGCAGGTACGGGCGCTACCTGCGGCCCAGCCTGTACCAGGACATCGGTCCGCTGAGCCGCGCCGAAGCCTTGGAAGTGGAGCGCGGCCTTGCGCTCGAGCTGCGCCGCAAGGGTTACGCGGTGTGGACGAACTGA
- a CDS encoding rhodanese-like domain-containing protein: MRPFALLLAVALVIASAGCAAQPAGTIGAAALQAELRTDTVQLIDVRTPDEWSRGHIEGAVHIDWFSDEFKAQVEKLDKNAPVRLYCAAGGRSEEAREMLRGMGFRDVLDLDGGIGAWKKSGGAVVK, from the coding sequence ATGCGCCCCTTCGCCCTGTTGCTCGCCGTCGCCCTTGTCATAGCATCCGCCGGTTGCGCCGCCCAGCCTGCCGGTACGATCGGCGCGGCCGCGTTGCAGGCCGAGCTGCGCACCGACACGGTGCAGCTCATCGATGTGCGCACCCCCGATGAATGGTCGCGCGGCCACATTGAAGGCGCCGTGCACATCGATTGGTTCAGCGATGAATTCAAGGCACAGGTGGAGAAGCTCGACAAGAACGCCCCGGTGCGTTTGTACTGTGCTGCCGGTGGCCGCAGTGAAGAGGCGCGCGAGATGCTCCGCGGCATGGGTTTCCGCGATGTGCTCGATCTCGACGGCGGGATCGGTGCGTGGAAAAAGAGCGGTGGCGCGGTGGTGAAGTAG
- the ccoS gene encoding cbb3-type cytochrome oxidase assembly protein CcoS yields the protein MSVIFLLIAASTLVAGFFLFAFIRAVRTGQFDDDKSPAVRILRDDFPQANQPHPRPLPQGEGSNSTFL from the coding sequence ATGAGCGTCATCTTCCTCTTGATCGCTGCGAGCACGCTGGTGGCGGGCTTTTTCCTGTTCGCCTTCATCCGCGCCGTGCGCACCGGGCAGTTCGACGATGACAAGTCGCCGGCCGTGCGCATCCTGCGCGACGACTTCCCGCAAGCAAACCAACCTCACCCCCGGCCCCTCCCCCAAGGAGAAGGGAGCAATTCCACCTTCCTATGA